The Anabaena sp. WA102 genome contains a region encoding:
- the rplQ gene encoding 50S ribosomal protein L17 encodes MRHRCRVKKLSKPADQRKALLRALTTELVRHGRITTTLIRAKVVRSEVDKMITLAKDGSLASRRKALGYIYDTALVHALFEQAPTRYANRQGGYTRILHTVPRRGDHAEMAIIELV; translated from the coding sequence ATGCGTCATCGTTGCCGAGTCAAAAAACTTAGTAAACCAGCGGATCAACGTAAAGCTCTTCTCAGAGCTTTAACAACAGAATTGGTACGTCATGGTCGAATTACTACAACTTTAATCAGAGCTAAAGTTGTCCGCAGTGAAGTAGATAAAATGATTACCCTAGCTAAAGATGGCTCTTTAGCATCACGTCGAAAAGCGTTAGGTTATATCTACGACACAGCCCTGGTTCATGCACTATTCGAGCAAGCTCCTACTCGGTATGCTAACCGTCAAGGTGGTTATACTCGCATTTTGCATACCGTCCCCCGTCGCGGTGATCATGCTGAAATGGCGATTATTGAACTAGTTTAA
- a CDS encoding DNA-directed RNA polymerase subunit alpha — protein sequence MAQFQIECVESNAEESRSYYSKFVLEPLDRGQGTTVGNALRRVLLSNLEGTSVTAVRIAGVSHEFATVPGVREDVLEMLMRMKDVILKSYSSQPQIGRLLVNGPATVTVAHFDLPSEVEVIDPTQYIATIAEGGKLEMEFRIERGKGYRTVERGREEATSLDFLQIDSVFMPVRKVNYSVEETRDDGFLKDRLLLEVWTNGSISPQEALSSAAGILVDLFNPLKDISLEPTDTGSDIPDDPTAQIPIEELQLSVRAYNCLKRAQVNSVADLLDYTQEDLLEIKNFGQKSAEEVVEALQRRLGITLPQERSSKPS from the coding sequence GTGGCGCAGTTTCAAATTGAATGTGTAGAGTCTAATGCTGAGGAAAGTCGGAGCTATTACAGTAAGTTCGTTCTAGAACCCCTAGATCGCGGTCAAGGGACAACTGTTGGCAACGCGTTGCGGCGGGTTTTACTTTCTAACTTAGAAGGAACATCAGTCACAGCAGTGAGAATTGCTGGTGTCAGTCATGAGTTTGCGACAGTTCCAGGGGTAAGGGAAGACGTACTGGAAATGCTCATGCGAATGAAGGATGTCATTCTCAAGAGTTATTCTTCTCAACCCCAAATTGGTCGGTTACTCGTTAACGGACCAGCAACAGTAACTGTGGCACATTTCGATTTACCTAGTGAAGTAGAAGTGATTGACCCAACCCAGTATATCGCCACCATCGCCGAGGGTGGAAAACTGGAAATGGAATTTCGGATTGAGCGAGGCAAAGGCTACCGGACTGTAGAACGAGGCAGAGAAGAAGCCACATCTTTGGATTTTCTCCAAATTGACTCAGTGTTTATGCCCGTACGAAAGGTCAACTATAGTGTTGAAGAAACTCGTGACGATGGCTTTTTGAAAGATAGACTTCTTTTGGAAGTATGGACTAATGGTAGTATTTCTCCTCAAGAAGCACTATCATCTGCTGCTGGAATTTTGGTAGATTTATTTAACCCATTAAAAGATATCTCCTTAGAACCAACAGACACAGGTTCCGATATCCCCGATGATCCCACCGCACAAATTCCCATTGAAGAGTTACAGTTATCTGTTAGAGCTTATAACTGTCTAAAACGCGCCCAAGTAAATTCCGTAGCCGACTTATTGGATTACACCCAAGAAGACCTTTTAGAAATCAAAAACTTTGGTCAAAAGTCAGCGGAAGAAGTAGTGGAAGCTTTACAGCGTCGCTTAGGTATTACTTTACCTCAAGAAAGAAGCTCTAAGCCTAGCTAA
- the rpsK gene encoding 30S ribosomal protein S11, translating to MARQPTKKSGSKKQKRNVPNGVAYIQSTFNNSIVTITDQNGDVISWASAGSSGFKGAKKGTPFAAQTAAESAARRATDQGMRQIEVMVSGPGAGRETAIRALQGAGLEITLIRDITPIPHNGCRPPKRRRV from the coding sequence ATGGCCAGACAACCAACAAAAAAATCCGGGAGCAAAAAGCAGAAACGGAACGTACCCAATGGGGTTGCCTACATTCAGTCTACCTTCAACAATAGCATTGTCACAATTACCGATCAAAATGGAGATGTTATCTCCTGGGCAAGTGCTGGTTCTAGTGGATTTAAAGGGGCAAAAAAGGGAACACCCTTTGCCGCGCAAACCGCTGCTGAAAGCGCAGCTAGACGAGCCACAGACCAAGGAATGCGGCAAATCGAAGTTATGGTGAGTGGTCCTGGTGCAGGTAGAGAAACCGCGATTCGGGCGCTTCAAGGTGCAGGATTAGAAATTACACTCATTCGGGATATTACCCCAATTCCCCACAACGGTTGCCGTCCACCCAAGCGCCGTCGAGTTTAA